From Thalassococcus sp. S3, one genomic window encodes:
- a CDS encoding adenine phosphoribosyltransferase, protein MKTVQDYIRTIVDFPHEGIMFRDVTTLFADPRGFRMAIDQLLHPYAGQQIDKVVGLEARGFILGGAVAHQLTVGFVPIRKKGKLPGTTISQDYKLEYGEAIVEVHDDAIQPGEKVLVVDDLLATGGTAAAGISLIERLGGEIVSCAFVIDLPDLGGRAVLEKMGMDVHALCSFEGA, encoded by the coding sequence ATGAAAACCGTCCAAGACTATATCCGCACCATCGTCGACTTCCCGCATGAAGGGATCATGTTCCGTGATGTCACGACGCTTTTTGCAGACCCACGTGGATTTCGCATGGCCATCGACCAGTTGCTGCATCCCTATGCAGGTCAGCAGATCGACAAGGTCGTGGGGCTTGAGGCGCGGGGCTTCATCCTTGGCGGCGCGGTCGCGCACCAACTCACGGTTGGCTTTGTTCCGATCCGCAAAAAGGGCAAGCTGCCCGGCACCACGATCAGCCAGGACTACAAGCTCGAATACGGTGAGGCGATCGTCGAGGTTCACGATGACGCCATCCAACCCGGAGAGAAAGTGCTTGTCGTCGATGATCTGCTGGCCACCGGCGGCACGGCGGCCGCTGGCATTTCACTGATTGAACGCCTGGGCGGAGAGATCGTCAGCTGTGCTTTCGTCATCGACCTTCCAGATCTCGGCGGGCGCGCGGTTCTGGAGAAAATGGGCATGGATGTGCACGCGCTCTGCTCTTTCGAGGGCGCGTAA
- a CDS encoding S-methyl-5'-thioadenosine phosphorylase: MADTKIGVIGGSGIYEIDGLTDAEWTQVDSPWGPPSDAILTGTLDGVPMAFLPRHGRGHVHSPTTVPYRANIDALKRLGVTDVISVSACGSFREEMAPGDFVIVDQFIDRTFAREKSFFGTGCVAHVSVAHPTCPRLSDACETAAREAEITVRRGGTYLAMEGPQFSSLAESKMYRDVWGCDVIGMTNMPEAKLAREAELCYASVAMITDYDSWHPDHGAVEITDIIRTLQGNADKARTLVSRLPFLLGPERLPCPHSCDRALEHAIMTAPEKRDPALLAKLDAVAGRVLQPS; this comes from the coding sequence ATGGCGGACACAAAGATCGGCGTGATCGGCGGATCGGGCATTTACGAGATCGACGGGCTTACAGATGCGGAATGGACACAAGTTGACAGCCCCTGGGGCCCACCGTCCGATGCGATCCTGACCGGCACGCTCGACGGTGTGCCCATGGCCTTCCTGCCCCGCCACGGGCGGGGCCATGTCCATTCGCCCACCACCGTGCCCTACCGCGCCAATATCGACGCGCTCAAACGGCTGGGCGTCACCGATGTCATCTCCGTCTCCGCCTGCGGCTCTTTCCGGGAAGAGATGGCGCCCGGCGATTTCGTCATCGTCGATCAGTTCATCGACCGCACCTTCGCGCGGGAGAAGTCCTTCTTCGGCACCGGCTGCGTCGCCCATGTCTCCGTCGCCCACCCGACCTGCCCGCGCCTCTCCGACGCGTGTGAGACCGCGGCGCGGGAGGCTGAGATCACCGTACGTCGCGGTGGCACCTACCTGGCGATGGAAGGCCCTCAATTCTCGTCACTGGCCGAATCGAAAATGTATCGCGATGTCTGGGGCTGCGACGTGATCGGCATGACCAACATGCCCGAAGCCAAACTCGCCCGCGAGGCGGAGCTTTGCTATGCCTCCGTCGCCATGATCACCGATTACGACAGCTGGCACCCCGATCACGGTGCGGTAGAGATCACCGATATCATCCGCACCCTTCAGGGCAATGCCGACAAGGCCCGCACCCTCGTCAGCCGCCTGCCCTTCCTGCTGGGCCCCGAGCGTCTCCCCTGCCCGCATAGTTGCGACCGCGCGCTTGAACACGCCATCATGACCGCGCCTGAAAAACGCGATCCCGCCTTGCTGGCCAAGCTGGACGCCGTGGCGGGGCGTGTGCTGCAGCCGTCATGA
- a CDS encoding LysE family translocator → MPFDLWLAFVAASTALLLIPGPTVLLVLSYALSKGRSVAVASAAGVALGDLVAMTAALMGLGALVLASATLFTLLKWAGAIYLVFLGIKLLRSAPSSGLDAVRTSREVTARSVFGHAAAVTALNPKSIAFFIAFVPQFIRPDAALLPQFAILIATFVGLATLNALAYALLADRLRATIGRPSVITWLTRAGGATLIGMGVLTATLRRATP, encoded by the coding sequence ATGCCTTTCGACCTCTGGCTCGCTTTCGTAGCCGCTTCGACCGCCCTCCTGCTGATCCCCGGCCCTACCGTTCTGCTGGTGCTGAGCTATGCACTTTCCAAGGGCCGGAGTGTCGCCGTGGCTTCCGCCGCTGGTGTCGCGCTGGGAGACCTTGTGGCCATGACCGCCGCCCTCATGGGGCTGGGGGCCCTCGTTCTGGCGTCTGCGACGCTCTTCACATTGCTCAAATGGGCCGGGGCGATTTACCTGGTCTTTCTCGGCATCAAGCTTTTGCGCTCCGCGCCCTCCTCCGGCCTCGATGCAGTGCGCACCAGCAGGGAGGTTACCGCGCGCTCTGTCTTCGGCCATGCCGCCGCCGTCACCGCGCTCAACCCCAAATCCATCGCGTTCTTCATCGCCTTCGTTCCGCAATTCATCCGGCCCGACGCAGCGCTCTTGCCCCAATTCGCGATCCTGATCGCAACCTTCGTGGGCCTTGCCACGCTCAATGCGCTCGCCTATGCGCTGCTGGCCGACCGGCTTCGTGCCACCATCGGGCGCCCCTCCGTCATCACATGGCTCACCCGTGCAGGCGGTGCCACGCTGATCGGCATGGGCGTCCTCACAGCAACCCTTCGCCGCGCAACACCCTGA